The following coding sequences lie in one Planktothrix sp. FACHB-1365 genomic window:
- a CDS encoding acyl-CoA desaturase yields the protein MTTHCDSAIPNQKTKVISNDYIKGLQYKHFWWYNFIPFLGTIVAIISLWWLPIGPIEIGMLIVMWALTMTGVSVGFHRYYTHRAFKTNQSIRVIFAILGSVAAQGPLISWVAVHRRHHECSDLPGDPHSPNLHGQGFLGTLKGLWHSHVGWLIDHDYPNPAYYAPELLRDQSISKISRLYVVWVLLGLAIPTVIGGLLHWSLIGALQGFLWGGVVRLFIVDNIILSVNSVSHLYGTRGFKTGDQSKNNPWVAIPTFGESWQNNHHAFESSAAIGMKGWQIDIGYAVIWILEKLGWAWDVNLPTAKMIEAKTITLAQD from the coding sequence ATGACAACACATTGCGATAGTGCCATACCCAATCAGAAGACAAAGGTTATTAGCAATGACTACATTAAAGGACTGCAATATAAACATTTTTGGTGGTACAATTTCATTCCCTTTTTAGGAACAATTGTGGCCATCATTTCGCTGTGGTGGCTACCCATTGGGCCAATCGAGATCGGAATGCTGATTGTGATGTGGGCTTTGACCATGACCGGGGTGAGTGTCGGTTTTCATCGCTACTATACCCATCGTGCTTTTAAAACTAACCAGAGCATTCGGGTGATATTCGCCATACTGGGTTCTGTAGCTGCCCAAGGGCCCTTAATTTCCTGGGTAGCTGTTCATCGTCGCCATCATGAGTGCAGTGATCTACCCGGTGATCCCCATTCCCCTAATCTTCACGGTCAGGGATTTCTCGGAACTCTCAAGGGATTATGGCATTCCCATGTGGGCTGGCTGATTGATCATGATTATCCTAATCCGGCCTATTATGCCCCCGAACTCCTGCGAGATCAAAGCATATCCAAAATTAGCCGATTGTATGTAGTTTGGGTGCTTCTGGGTCTAGCGATTCCTACTGTGATCGGCGGACTACTTCATTGGTCCCTAATAGGAGCATTGCAAGGCTTTCTTTGGGGGGGTGTTGTGCGCCTGTTTATTGTAGATAACATCATATTGAGCGTTAATTCTGTATCTCATCTTTACGGGACTCGTGGTTTTAAGACAGGCGATCAAAGCAAGAATAACCCTTGGGTGGCCATCCCAACGTTTGGCGAGTCTTGGCAAAACAATCACCATGCGTTTGAAAGCTCTGCTGCTATCGGTATGAAAGGGTGGCAAATTGATATTGGTTATGCAGTAATTTGGATCTTGGAAAAATTAGGCTGGGCTTGGGATGTAAATCTGCCCACCGCCAAGATGATAGAGGCGAAAACAATTACCCTAGCTCAGGATTAA
- a CDS encoding sterol desaturase family protein, whose translation MTPELTTWVADLERLLGQILEYFRSQIFNHLNGSRRLYWLYLLTSLLLAGLVYWRSQPKSDLNFKGFLNFCFPKEIYFHPSALLDYQIFIINNILAPGNLRLAWFETSLVASLINNWLQATFGHFGGFTTENWGSLVIFTLLFVVVFDFASYLNHAWHHQYPILWQFHSLHHSSEVLTPISLYRSHPLYELNKKLITTAISAPLQGILIYLFFGKIHVITLFGLNFLVALYYIAGGNLAHSHIWLSYGKIGNHIFISPVLHQIHHSMAPQHINKNYGEFLGIWDWMFGTLYLPEKEEKLEFGIGKNQTQPYSTLTQAYLDPVVNAINLLIAKIPGKSGIKTINLD comes from the coding sequence ATGACACCAGAATTAACAACTTGGGTAGCAGACCTAGAAAGATTACTAGGTCAAATTCTTGAATATTTCCGCAGTCAAATCTTCAATCACCTTAATGGTAGCCGTCGCCTTTATTGGCTATATTTATTAACTTCTTTGTTATTAGCTGGACTGGTTTATTGGCGATCGCAACCTAAGTCTGATCTTAACTTTAAAGGGTTTCTTAATTTTTGCTTCCCCAAAGAAATCTACTTTCATCCTTCAGCCCTGCTAGATTATCAAATCTTTATCATCAATAATATTCTTGCTCCTGGTAATTTGCGTTTAGCGTGGTTTGAAACATCATTAGTAGCATCTCTAATCAATAATTGGCTGCAAGCAACCTTTGGTCATTTTGGCGGATTCACAACCGAAAACTGGGGATCGCTCGTGATTTTCACCCTCTTATTTGTTGTAGTTTTTGACTTTGCATCTTACCTTAACCATGCTTGGCATCACCAATATCCTATCCTGTGGCAATTTCACAGTCTACATCATTCCAGCGAAGTCTTGACCCCCATTAGTTTATATCGTTCTCACCCCTTATATGAACTTAATAAAAAGCTGATTACTACAGCCATCAGCGCTCCTTTACAAGGAATACTGATTTATCTATTTTTTGGTAAAATCCATGTTATAACTCTATTTGGTCTGAATTTTTTGGTCGCTCTATATTATATCGCAGGTGGTAATCTTGCCCATTCTCACATCTGGCTTTCTTATGGAAAGATAGGGAACCATATTTTTATTAGTCCAGTTCTACACCAAATTCATCACAGCATGGCACCCCAACACATTAACAAGAACTACGGGGAGTTTTTGGGAATTTGGGACTGGATGTTTGGGACTTTATATCTACCCGAAAAAGAGGAAAAATTAGAATTTGGTATTGGCAAAAACCAAACTCAGCCTTATTCAACTTTAACCCAGGCTTATTTAGATCCGGTAGTCAATGCCATTAATTTACTAATTGCCAAAATTCCTGGAAAAAGTGGAATTAAAACCATTAACTTGGATTAA
- a CDS encoding FAD-linked oxidase C-terminal domain-containing protein, which translates to MINQNIASPLQVQKSHGASLWQKIAPKFEAVVGKKGVVQRQEELLTYECDSLTSYRQRPALVVLPRTTEQVAEVVKICYENQIPWVTRGAGTGLSGGALPVENCVLIVTTLMNQILKVDLENQRIIVQAGVINNWVTQAISGKGFYYAPDPSSQTVCTIGGNIAENAGGIHCLKYGVTTNHVLGLKLVIPDGSVVDVGGIISEMPGYDLTGLFIGSEGTLGIATEITLRIIKTPEAIGTVLADFTTIEAAGDTVTHIISAGIIPAAMELMDGTTIKAIEDVINTGCYPRDAAAVLLIEVDGLAVEVESSKQQVAKICQQNGARNVIIASDEQRRIKLWQGRKTALIALGYQSHYFLQDGVIPRTQLVAVLKEISALGNQYGYCIANALHAGDGNLHPVILYDHAIPGAFKQVEELSGEILKLCVRVGGSISGEHGIGADKKCLMPEMFNHIDLDTMQWPRLAFNPQGLANPGKMFPTPPTCGEAAQAQKMGRFSDLEVF; encoded by the coding sequence ATGATTAATCAGAATATCGCCTCTCCTCTACAAGTACAGAAGAGCCATGGCGCGTCTCTATGGCAAAAAATTGCCCCAAAATTTGAGGCGGTTGTAGGTAAAAAAGGAGTTGTCCAACGTCAGGAAGAATTGCTCACCTATGAATGTGATAGTTTAACAAGCTATCGTCAACGTCCCGCATTAGTCGTACTACCCCGCACCACTGAACAAGTAGCAGAGGTAGTCAAAATCTGTTATGAAAACCAAATTCCTTGGGTGACGCGGGGTGCAGGAACAGGTTTATCTGGAGGTGCACTACCTGTTGAAAATTGTGTTTTAATTGTCACCACCTTAATGAACCAAATCTTAAAAGTTGACCTAGAAAATCAGCGAATTATTGTGCAAGCTGGTGTAATTAATAATTGGGTGACTCAAGCCATTAGTGGTAAAGGTTTTTATTATGCACCAGATCCGTCCAGTCAAACGGTTTGTACAATTGGAGGTAACATTGCGGAGAATGCTGGGGGTATTCATTGCTTGAAATATGGAGTAACAACGAATCATGTTTTGGGATTAAAATTGGTAATTCCTGACGGTTCTGTAGTTGATGTTGGGGGAATCATTTCAGAAATGCCCGGTTATGATCTCACGGGTTTATTTATCGGTTCAGAAGGCACTCTAGGTATTGCCACAGAAATTACTTTACGCATTATTAAAACACCTGAAGCCATTGGCACTGTTCTAGCAGACTTTACCACTATTGAAGCCGCAGGTGATACGGTTACTCATATTATTAGTGCTGGAATTATTCCGGCGGCAATGGAATTAATGGATGGGACTACCATTAAAGCGATTGAAGATGTTATTAATACGGGCTGTTATCCTAGAGATGCTGCGGCAGTTTTGTTGATAGAGGTTGATGGTTTAGCAGTAGAAGTTGAAAGTAGTAAACAGCAGGTTGCTAAAATTTGCCAACAAAACGGAGCCAGAAATGTAATCATTGCTAGTGACGAACAAAGGCGAATCAAACTTTGGCAAGGACGTAAAACAGCCTTAATTGCATTAGGTTATCAAAGTCATTATTTTCTTCAAGATGGAGTGATCCCTCGGACTCAATTAGTCGCTGTTCTTAAGGAAATTTCAGCTTTAGGAAATCAATATGGGTATTGTATTGCTAATGCCCTTCATGCGGGTGATGGGAACTTACATCCAGTCATTCTTTATGATCATGCCATTCCTGGTGCTTTTAAACAGGTAGAAGAATTAAGTGGCGAAATTCTAAAACTTTGTGTGAGAGTGGGTGGAAGTATTTCTGGAGAACATGGTATTGGTGCTGATAAAAAATGTTTGATGCCGGAAATGTTTAATCATATTGATTTAGATACCATGCAATGGCCGCGCCTAGCTTTTAATCCTCAAGGTTTGGCAAATCCAGGTAAGATGTTTCCCACACCTCCGACTTGTGGTGAAGCTGCACAGGCTCAAAAAATGGGGCGGTTTTCAGATTTAGAAGTATTTTAG
- a CDS encoding acyl-CoA desaturase: MQAITIKSDRLKRQQEIHGISNLIIPLSGSVAAVVLAFQIGVSAVDIWLLLIMYFLTAIGVTVGLHRHFAHCAFGANQTVRIILAVLGSMAAEGPLNYWVATHRRHHKYSDTPGDPHSPFVKEDQKLGFLEGLWHSHVGWTFNHELTNTFVFAKDMVRDPMLNRISQLYYLWLFLGVAIPGVIGGVITGTWMGALTGTLWGGFLRIFLQHHLGFWTVGSLAHLLGNRPFETDDYSRNNLWVALFTCGEWHNNHHAFPYAAIHSFQWWQIDVGGFVIRLLEKLGWVWDLKMPTAEAIAAKKRKVSGNEACN, translated from the coding sequence ATGCAAGCAATCACAATTAAAAGCGATCGCCTGAAAAGACAACAAGAAATTCACGGCATCAGCAATCTCATCATTCCCTTAAGCGGATCTGTAGCAGCAGTAGTCCTGGCTTTTCAGATCGGTGTTAGTGCCGTAGATATCTGGCTATTGCTGATTATGTATTTTTTAACAGCAATTGGCGTAACAGTAGGGCTGCATAGACACTTTGCCCACTGCGCCTTCGGGGCTAATCAGACGGTGAGAATTATCCTGGCTGTCCTGGGTTCTATGGCCGCAGAAGGCCCCCTCAATTATTGGGTAGCCACCCATCGCCGTCACCACAAATACAGCGATACCCCTGGAGATCCCCATTCTCCCTTTGTTAAAGAAGATCAAAAATTGGGCTTTTTAGAAGGGTTATGGCATTCTCATGTTGGTTGGACATTCAATCATGAACTCACGAACACCTTTGTCTTTGCTAAAGACATGGTGCGAGATCCCATGCTGAACAGAATTAGCCAACTTTATTATTTGTGGCTATTTTTGGGGGTAGCGATTCCGGGTGTTATTGGTGGAGTAATCACCGGAACTTGGATGGGGGCCTTGACCGGAACATTATGGGGCGGCTTTCTCCGTATCTTCCTTCAACACCATTTAGGTTTCTGGACGGTTGGCTCTTTGGCCCATCTCTTAGGAAATCGTCCCTTTGAGACTGACGACTATAGCCGCAATAACCTCTGGGTGGCTTTGTTCACCTGTGGAGAATGGCACAACAACCACCATGCTTTTCCTTATGCGGCTATTCATAGTTTCCAATGGTGGCAAATCGATGTCGGTGGCTTCGTGATTCGACTACTCGAAAAGCTAGGTTGGGTTTGGGACTTGAAAATGCCCACAGCCGAAGCGATCGCCGCTAAAAAAAGAAAGGTTAGTGGTAATGAAGCCTGCAACTAG
- a CDS encoding fatty acyl-AMP ligase: MGKIEKRDLTLVEILRDQAVAQPHQIAFKFLPNGEQESDQLTYQELDQKARAIAYQLGQKINRGERVLLLYPPGLEFISAFFGCLYADAIAVPVNPPRPNRPATRLLTIKSDSQATLALTTTSLFSKLKSQLTHYPELATLPLMVSDEISIDLASNWEKSTTTIDSLAFLQYTSGSTGTPKGVMVTHGNLLHNSQYIKQAFQLTQDSISVSWLPSFHDMGLIDGIIQPLYTGFMGVLMKPESFIQHPWRWLQAITNYKATHCGGPNFAYDLCVQKITNEQLETLDLSSWESAYSGSEPVRRDTLERFIAKFAPCGFTAKSFYPCYGMAESTLMISGGLVQEEPIYCTVAAEALEQNGVTEASKDVENVRHLVGCGRAWLDTQIVIVEPESFQQCDSGQVGEIWVSGESVAQGYWNQPELSEQAFGAYLTDPHQGPFLRTGDLGFLREGELFITGRMKDMIIIRGRNYYPQDIEITVETSHPALRGNCCAAFAIEKDNTEQLVIVAEVERTHLRHLNVKEVVAEIGEAIMQQHEIQAYGTVLIKTGSIPKTSSGKIQRRICKEKFLCETLNIVGGKIGKSEL; the protein is encoded by the coding sequence ATGGGGAAAATAGAAAAAAGGGATTTAACTTTAGTAGAAATACTACGGGATCAGGCCGTTGCTCAACCTCACCAAATAGCATTTAAGTTTCTTCCAAATGGAGAACAAGAATCAGATCAATTAACCTATCAAGAATTGGATCAAAAAGCCAGAGCAATTGCCTATCAACTGGGTCAGAAAATTAATCGGGGCGAAAGAGTATTATTATTATATCCACCCGGTTTAGAATTTATTAGTGCTTTTTTTGGATGTTTATATGCTGATGCGATCGCAGTTCCTGTTAATCCCCCTCGACCCAACAGACCAGCAACTCGGCTTTTAACAATCAAATCAGATTCACAAGCAACATTAGCACTAACTACAACATCTTTATTCAGCAAACTCAAATCACAACTAACTCATTATCCCGAATTAGCAACTTTACCTTTAATGGTTAGTGATGAAATCAGTATTGATCTAGCTTCAAATTGGGAGAAATCAACAACAACAATAGATTCTTTAGCTTTTCTCCAATACACATCTGGATCGACAGGAACACCAAAAGGAGTAATGGTAACTCATGGTAATTTACTCCACAATTCGCAGTATATCAAACAAGCCTTTCAACTGACACAAGACAGTATATCGGTTAGCTGGCTACCCAGTTTTCATGATATGGGTCTAATTGATGGAATTATTCAGCCTTTGTACACCGGATTTATGGGGGTATTGATGAAACCTGAAAGTTTTATCCAACACCCTTGGCGATGGCTACAGGCAATTACAAACTACAAAGCAACCCACTGCGGCGGGCCTAATTTTGCCTACGATCTTTGCGTTCAAAAGATTACCAATGAACAACTTGAAACCCTCGACCTCAGTAGCTGGGAAAGTGCTTACAGTGGTTCTGAACCCGTGCGGAGAGACACTTTAGAGCGTTTTATTGCTAAATTTGCCCCTTGTGGTTTCACGGCTAAGAGTTTTTATCCCTGCTATGGGATGGCTGAATCTACCTTAATGATTTCAGGGGGACTTGTTCAAGAAGAACCCATTTACTGCACAGTTGCAGCAGAGGCATTAGAGCAAAATGGGGTGACAGAAGCATCTAAAGACGTTGAAAATGTTAGACATCTCGTTGGATGTGGACGAGCTTGGCTAGATACCCAAATTGTCATCGTTGAACCCGAATCTTTTCAGCAATGTGATTCAGGTCAAGTCGGGGAAATCTGGGTATCGGGTGAAAGTGTTGCTCAAGGCTATTGGAACCAACCGGAACTTTCAGAACAAGCTTTTGGAGCTTATCTAACAGATCCGCATCAGGGGCCGTTTCTCCGCACTGGGGATCTAGGATTTTTGCGAGAGGGTGAGCTATTCATCACGGGACGGATGAAAGATATGATTATTATTAGAGGTCGCAATTATTACCCCCAAGATATTGAAATCACAGTAGAAACTAGCCATCCAGCGTTGCGAGGCAATTGTTGTGCAGCTTTTGCAATAGAAAAAGACAATACAGAGCAGTTAGTCATAGTAGCTGAAGTCGAACGGACACATTTACGACATCTGAATGTTAAAGAGGTCGTCGCAGAAATCGGCGAAGCCATCATGCAGCAACATGAAATCCAGGCTTATGGCACGGTACTGATTAAAACGGGGAGTATTCCTAAAACTTCCAGTGGCAAAATTCAACGGCGTATTTGCAAAGAAAAGTTTCTATGCGAAACTCTCAATATTGTCGGGGGAAAGATTGGCAAATCGGAGTTATAA
- the gshA gene encoding glutamate--cysteine ligase — translation MLLTKGFELEIFLGTPQGDPIPLAEKIIGKVDRFMQETDERHIEYTTEPLASYSQLLSQLILPRIQLRKYLKTLGEYTLIPGSTLSLGGSDRFYRSGDTNPYLEYIERHHGTNVVTASVHINIGFSDPELLIRACRLIKMESPLYLALSASSPFLDNQITGYHSTRWHILPHSQYHIPLFENHAEYIEWVEGHLATGTMFNVRHHWDNVRPNGDGRPYDLNRLELRICDLVTDSHSLLAITALLEARLWQLINDPRIDPLEMSQLPATTRKQDLIDLTKANEAAVKVSSLEAELRHWQDGRKILARHWINEIYNDVLPFVKQQGFDHFLSPIQTILQEGNTAQKWLKMYDQGADIRSIITQDIQEMAKQELDH, via the coding sequence ATGCTATTAACGAAAGGCTTTGAATTAGAAATATTTCTGGGTACTCCCCAAGGTGATCCGATTCCTTTGGCTGAAAAAATTATCGGCAAAGTGGATAGGTTTATGCAAGAAACAGACGAGCGCCATATAGAATATACAACTGAACCTCTTGCCAGCTATAGCCAACTTTTAAGTCAATTAATATTACCGCGAATTCAACTCAGAAAATATCTCAAAACCTTGGGAGAATATACCCTAATTCCTGGAAGTACATTATCATTAGGAGGAAGCGATCGCTTTTATCGTTCAGGAGATACAAATCCTTATTTAGAATACATTGAGCGCCACCATGGAACTAATGTCGTTACTGCTAGTGTTCATATCAACATTGGTTTTAGTGATCCAGAACTGCTGATCCGAGCTTGTCGGCTGATTAAAATGGAATCACCCTTATATTTAGCCTTAAGTGCTTCCTCTCCATTTCTTGATAATCAAATTACAGGTTATCATTCTACACGCTGGCATATTTTACCCCATTCTCAATATCATATTCCCCTATTTGAAAATCACGCCGAATATATTGAATGGGTAGAAGGACATTTAGCCACAGGGACAATGTTTAATGTTCGTCATCATTGGGATAATGTTCGACCCAATGGCGATGGCCGACCTTATGATCTGAATCGGCTAGAACTCAGAATTTGTGATTTAGTGACAGATTCTCATTCTCTTCTGGCTATTACTGCTTTGTTAGAAGCGCGGCTTTGGCAATTGATTAATGATCCCAGAATTGACCCTTTAGAAATGAGTCAATTACCAGCAACAACCCGGAAACAAGACTTAATTGATTTAACAAAAGCGAATGAAGCAGCCGTCAAAGTATCCAGTTTAGAAGCTGAGTTAAGACATTGGCAAGACGGTAGAAAAATTCTAGCTCGACATTGGATTAATGAAATTTATAATGATGTTCTGCCCTTCGTAAAACAGCAAGGCTTTGATCATTTTCTCTCACCTATACAAACAATTTTACAGGAAGGAAATACTGCACAAAAGTGGTTAAAAATGTATGATCAAGGTGCGGATATTCGCTCAATTATTACCCAAGATATTCAAGAAATGGCCAAGCAAGAACTTGACCATTAA
- a CDS encoding acyl-CoA desaturase — translation MSIPVDSPTPNISPKITLENDYLKSLQQRYAFATILIPFLGLLIAIYTTFKFGISSVDIGLFLIMYTLTMLGITVGFHRHFAHGAFKTNTVMRVLLAILGCMSAQGPVIQWASIHRRHHKYSDRPGDPHSPLIYKGEKWATLRGLWHGQVAWMLNSDVTNTVVFAKDLLRDPIITKVNRFYLTWVILGLAIPAIVDGLLTGTWIGILQGFLWGGLVRIFCVNHAFWTINSIAHCYGQRPFDTEEQSRNTFWLSLANFGEAWHNNHHAFPHSALLGLKWWQIDIGGGVILALQKVGLAWDLKTPTAGMIAEKLKVNKQSENLTIDASNF, via the coding sequence ATGTCTATACCAGTGGATAGCCCAACACCCAATATAAGCCCCAAGATCACCCTAGAAAATGATTATCTTAAATCCCTGCAACAGCGTTACGCCTTTGCTACTATCTTGATTCCTTTTTTGGGGTTATTAATAGCCATTTATACAACTTTTAAATTCGGGATTAGTTCAGTAGACATTGGACTATTTCTGATCATGTATACCTTGACAATGCTGGGAATAACAGTGGGTTTTCACCGACATTTTGCTCACGGTGCTTTTAAGACCAATACAGTCATGAGAGTCCTGTTGGCAATATTAGGATGTATGTCCGCTCAAGGGCCAGTGATTCAATGGGCAAGTATTCACCGTCGGCATCACAAGTATAGCGATCGCCCAGGCGATCCCCACTCCCCCTTAATATACAAAGGAGAAAAATGGGCAACTCTGCGGGGATTGTGGCATGGTCAAGTTGCTTGGATGTTGAACAGTGACGTTACCAATACGGTTGTTTTTGCTAAAGACTTGCTCAGAGATCCAATAATTACCAAAGTCAATCGTTTCTATCTGACTTGGGTTATCCTGGGTTTAGCCATTCCGGCAATTGTAGACGGACTTCTCACGGGAACTTGGATAGGTATTTTACAAGGATTTCTCTGGGGGGGATTGGTGCGAATCTTTTGTGTTAATCATGCCTTTTGGACGATTAACTCCATTGCTCACTGTTATGGACAACGCCCCTTTGATACCGAAGAGCAAAGCCGCAACACATTCTGGCTATCTCTAGCCAACTTTGGAGAAGCTTGGCATAACAATCATCATGCCTTTCCCCACTCAGCCTTGTTAGGTCTGAAATGGTGGCAAATTGATATTGGTGGTGGGGTGATTCTGGCTCTCCAAAAAGTAGGTTTAGCTTGGGATCTCAAAACCCCCACAGCAGGGATGATTGCAGAGAAGTTGAAGGTTAACAAACAGTCAGAAAATTTAACAATAGATGCCAGCAATTTCTAG
- the grxC gene encoding glutaredoxin 3, protein MTAKVEIYTWTYCPFCPRAKALLKKKGVEFTEYSIDGDEDARAKMAERANGRRSVPQIFINDQHIGGFDDISALDKQGKLDELLQ, encoded by the coding sequence ATGACTGCTAAAGTAGAAATTTACACTTGGACTTATTGCCCTTTTTGCCCTAGAGCCAAAGCCTTACTTAAGAAGAAAGGGGTTGAATTTACTGAATACTCTATTGATGGGGATGAAGACGCTAGAGCTAAGATGGCAGAACGAGCTAATGGCAGACGGAGTGTTCCTCAAATTTTCATCAATGATCAACATATTGGTGGTTTTGACGATATTTCCGCATTAGATAAGCAGGGAAAACTGGACGAACTTTTACAATAA
- a CDS encoding acyl-CoA desaturase — protein sequence MITEPLVNPDKRQKTVTAPHLTVPQTIHFILFEVVPFLGFITAIVLLLFGIPMTWVDLGLFISLWFLTQIGFTVGWHRLFSHNAFKANVVVRVTLAILGSMAAPGPLLLAVAAHRRHHEYADQLGDPHSPHLFGEGVTDQIKGFWHAHDGWLATNREHPNTIHYVPDLLRDKALTTVSRYYWLWVILGLVIPAILGGVLTNSWLGAFQGFLWGGLVRMFFVNNLINGVNSFCHVLGGRSFNTPDHSRNNLWLALPSLGEGWHNSHHAFPQSAIFGFDWWQVDIGGWVVLILEKLGLIWDVKIPKADTIKAKKAFLAAKKAT from the coding sequence ATGATTACAGAACCTCTTGTTAATCCAGACAAAAGACAAAAAACCGTCACAGCCCCTCATCTGACAGTTCCTCAAACCATACACTTCATCTTGTTTGAAGTTGTACCTTTTTTGGGATTCATCACCGCCATTGTTTTACTATTGTTCGGAATTCCTATGACTTGGGTGGACTTAGGGCTGTTTATCAGTTTGTGGTTCTTAACTCAAATTGGCTTTACTGTGGGTTGGCATCGCCTTTTTAGCCATAATGCGTTTAAAGCCAATGTCGTTGTTAGAGTGACCTTAGCAATTCTGGGATCTATGGCAGCCCCTGGCCCCTTGCTGTTGGCAGTAGCCGCCCATCGTCGTCACCATGAATATGCCGATCAACTCGGAGATCCTCATTCTCCCCATCTTTTTGGAGAAGGAGTTACGGATCAGATCAAAGGCTTTTGGCACGCTCATGATGGCTGGTTAGCGACCAACAGAGAACACCCCAATACCATCCACTATGTTCCAGACTTACTGCGGGACAAAGCCCTAACAACAGTGAGCCGATATTATTGGCTGTGGGTGATTTTAGGACTGGTCATTCCTGCTATCCTAGGCGGAGTTTTGACAAACTCATGGCTGGGAGCTTTTCAAGGCTTTCTTTGGGGAGGACTGGTGCGGATGTTCTTTGTCAATAACCTCATCAATGGCGTCAACTCTTTTTGTCATGTCCTTGGCGGTCGCTCCTTTAATACCCCTGATCACAGCCGGAACAATCTCTGGCTGGCTCTTCCTTCCTTGGGTGAAGGATGGCACAATAGTCACCATGCTTTTCCGCAATCAGCCATTTTTGGTTTCGACTGGTGGCAAGTTGATATCGGGGGCTGGGTTGTCCTCATTTTGGAAAAGCTGGGTTTAATTTGGGATGTCAAAATTCCTAAAGCCGATACTATCAAAGCTAAAAAAGCTTTTTTAGCCGCAAAAAAGGCAACATAG
- a CDS encoding RNA-guided endonuclease TnpB family protein translates to MLKATKVRLYPTSEQELVLAKSFGCARWYWNFALNTCIQHYQETGKSLKLASYKGMLPQLKKEYPWLKEDCYSSVLQCVAINLDRAYKNFFEGRAKFPNFKSKHHKQSIQYPQSVTVNGEYLKVPKIGEIKAVFHREVTGKIKTVTISKTSTDKYFASILCEVEGTEVKQSGDRIIGIDLGLKDFAITHNGENATKYANPKHLCRHQKNLARKQKKLSRKTKGSKSREKFRKTVAKVHEKIANSRQDFLHKLSRKLVNESQVIVVENLNVKGMVKNRKLSQSISDVGWGKFVNFIDYKLKQKNDELVEIDRFFPSSKTCSCCGHILDELPLDIREWDCLNCHTHHDRDENAALNIRNEGIRILTEGGGNPVFADGGCVSPPACKSKRHRSVNSEAYTDPIRAV, encoded by the coding sequence GTGCTGAAGGCAACAAAAGTTAGGTTATATCCAACATCAGAACAGGAATTGGTATTAGCTAAATCGTTTGGTTGTGCAAGATGGTATTGGAATTTTGCCTTAAACACCTGTATTCAGCACTATCAAGAAACTGGTAAAAGTTTAAAACTGGCATCCTACAAAGGGATGTTACCTCAACTCAAAAAAGAATATCCTTGGCTCAAAGAAGATTGCTATTCATCGGTTCTCCAATGTGTAGCCATAAACTTAGATAGAGCCTACAAAAACTTTTTTGAGGGACGAGCTAAATTTCCCAATTTCAAATCTAAACATCACAAACAATCTATCCAATATCCCCAAAGTGTTACTGTTAACGGTGAATATCTAAAAGTCCCTAAGATTGGTGAAATCAAAGCAGTATTCCACCGAGAAGTTACGGGAAAGATTAAAACGGTAACAATCTCCAAAACTTCGACTGATAAATATTTTGCTTCAATTTTATGTGAAGTGGAAGGAACTGAAGTTAAACAGTCGGGAGATCGGATTATTGGGATTGATCTGGGGTTAAAAGATTTCGCAATTACTCATAATGGAGAGAATGCAACTAAATATGCTAACCCTAAACATTTATGTCGTCATCAGAAAAATTTAGCCCGAAAACAGAAAAAACTCTCCCGAAAAACCAAAGGCAGTAAATCGAGAGAGAAGTTTAGAAAAACTGTAGCTAAGGTTCATGAGAAGATAGCTAATTCCCGCCAAGATTTCTTGCATAAATTATCAAGAAAATTGGTAAACGAAAGCCAAGTGATTGTCGTTGAAAACCTCAACGTCAAGGGGATGGTTAAGAACCGAAAGTTATCTCAGTCAATATCTGATGTGGGATGGGGAAAATTTGTCAACTTTATTGATTACAAGTTGAAGCAAAAAAATGACGAACTTGTAGAAATTGATCGCTTCTTCCCCAGTTCCAAAACCTGCTCCTGTTGTGGTCATATCCTAGATGAGTTACCTCTGGATATCAGAGAATGGGATTGCCTCAATTGCCATACTCACCATGACCGTGATGAAAACGCTGCATTAAATATCAGGAATGAAGGCATCAGAATATTAACTGAAGGCGGAGGGAACCCCGTCTTTGCCGATGGAGGCTGTGTAAGTCCACCTGCTTGTAAAAGTAAGAGGCATCGGTCTGTGAATTCGGAAGCCTACACCGACCCGATTAGGGCGGTGTAG